The genomic DNA GTGTTTATAAATATCATGGATGATCTCCAATTGGGATCGGAAGGTATAGCCATAGCGCACAATATAGATACTTGAATCGATATAAGGCGCCAACGTAAAGGCATCCGTTACCTGCCCGACAGGGGCAGTATCGATTATGATAAAGTCATAGGCTTCTTTCAGTTCGGCTAGCAGCTGCCCTACTTTCGGGCTCATCATCAGTTCTGCAGGGTTAGGTGGAATCGGACCGGCACTTACCACAAAGAGACCAGGCACGGCTTGCAATGGCTTTACTATATCAGCCACCGTTGTGTCGTCGGAGATCAGGTAATTGGTAATGCCGGGTCCAGGGGGCAGGCCAAGCTCCTGAAGCAGGCGGGGCCGGCGCAGGTCAAAGCCTAATACTACCACTTTTTTACCTGTTAATACCAGGCTGGCCCCTAGGTTAATGCTGAAAAACGTTTTACCTTCCCCGCTCATGCTAGAGGTAACCAGTATTACTTTGTTTTCTTTGCCGGCAGTGGTAAACTGCAGGTTAGTCCGCACGAGTCGGAACATTTCCACGATTGGGCTCCTATTGTCTTCTTCCACTACAAGCGTACTGCCCGTATCATTATGCGCCAGCTCACCCAGTATAGGTGTAGCCGTAGCCTGCTCCACCTCTTTCTTCTCCTGCACTTTGTCGTTTAAAAGATCCTTCACATAAATGCAGGCAAAAGGTACTCCAAGGCCCAGCAGCAGGGCAGCCAAGTATATCAGCGACTTTTTAGGTGCCACAGGCTGATCGCCCGCCATAGCCCCATCCAAGACGCGGGAATTAGAAACGGCTGCCGCTAAGGATACAGCGGATTCTTCGCGCTTTTGCAGCAGGTACAAATATAGCCCCTGTTTGATGCCCTGCTGGCGCTGGATCTCCAGCAGCTCCCGCTCAATAGAGGGCACCTGTTGTATGCGGGAATCAAAGGAGGCCATGCTAGCCTTCAGATTGCTCTGCGTGATCACCAGTCCTTTTTTAATATTTTGCAGGTTCTCCAGAATGTTTACCCGCAAGTTTGCCAGCTGGTCGTTGATATTTTGAATAAGGAGATTGGTTGGCTGGGTAGTGCGCAGCATGCGTTCCCGCTCCAGCTGCAGCTCGTTAAATTTACCGATCAGGCCCAGCAGGGTCGGGTCATGGATGCTAAGCGTACTCGGCACAAGTTGGTACTGCTGCCCATTCTCCTGTAGATACTTTTGGATTGAGTTCAGTATATCGAGCTGAATCTCATACTCGGCCAGTTGTTTGTTATACTCACTCGCCCTCTCCACATACAACTGTGCTTCGGAGCTTACATCCGTCAGTTCGTTCTTCCGCTTATATTGCTCCACGTTCTTCTCCACATCACTTAGCTCGGCTGTTAGAAATTTCAGGCGCTCATCAATGAACTGGATGGTATTGGAGGCAACCTGGTTCTTATCTTCCACCGCCTCTTTGTTGTAAACCTCCACCAGTTTGTTGATGATGTCCTTTCCTTTTTCCTGCACGGGTTCTGTCAGGCTGATCCAGAGCACGCTGGCATTCTTGTTTACCGGCTCTATGGAAAGCCGGCTGCTATAGTTCTTCGCAAGTTTAGTCAGGTCGTTAAAATGCACTATCACTTTGCCAGCATTTGTAGGAGAAAAGGAAGCAGCAGCTGCCACCACGGTGAAAACCCCATATGGTTTTTGTATTTCTTGGCCGAATTTATGCGAAGTGATAATAGATTTACCTTTATCGTCTTCCTCCTCCAGTTCGAAGCTGTTATTATCTTT from Pontibacter liquoris includes the following:
- a CDS encoding GumC family protein, giving the protein MTEQGFTPFQPEEAEEIDIKALLHRYLRYWWLFALSVIVAFGMAFLYLRYATPQYTIKSKLLIRDDKKGADLGDASAFSDLDVFKSTKNVDNEIEVLNAVSLMERVLTELSLQTSYFKQGTVHDVEIYGPAVPLKVIVGKLHPSASGKTLILQIKDNNSFELEEEDDKGKSIITSHKFGQEIQKPYGVFTVVAAAASFSPTNAGKVIVHFNDLTKLAKNYSSRLSIEPVNKNASVLWISLTEPVQEKGKDIINKLVEVYNKEAVEDKNQVASNTIQFIDERLKFLTAELSDVEKNVEQYKRKNELTDVSSEAQLYVERASEYNKQLAEYEIQLDILNSIQKYLQENGQQYQLVPSTLSIHDPTLLGLIGKFNELQLERERMLRTTQPTNLLIQNINDQLANLRVNILENLQNIKKGLVITQSNLKASMASFDSRIQQVPSIERELLEIQRQQGIKQGLYLYLLQKREESAVSLAAAVSNSRVLDGAMAGDQPVAPKKSLIYLAALLLGLGVPFACIYVKDLLNDKVQEKKEVEQATATPILGELAHNDTGSTLVVEEDNRSPIVEMFRLVRTNLQFTTAGKENKVILVTSSMSGEGKTFFSINLGASLVLTGKKVVVLGFDLRRPRLLQELGLPPGPGITNYLISDDTTVADIVKPLQAVPGLFVVSAGPIPPNPAELMMSPKVGQLLAELKEAYDFIIIDTAPVGQVTDAFTLAPYIDSSIYIVRYGYTFRSQLEIIHDIYKHQKLKHPLLVLNDAKQGSSYGYGYSYTYGEEQKREWTQKFRKKVKA